In a genomic window of Flavobacterium crassostreae:
- the map gene encoding type I methionyl aminopeptidase, with protein MIIVKSREEIELMRESALIVSKTLGMIASEIKEGVTTLHLDKLAEEFIRDHGAVPSFLGLYDFPNSLCMSPNAQVVHGIPNNTPLQNGDVISVDCGAFKNGYHGDHAYSFEIGDVAPETKKLLQVTKESLYVGIREFKAGNRVEDVGNAIQKYTEAHGYGVVRELVGHGLGQKMHEDPEMPNYGKRGRGKLFVEGMVVAIEPMINQGTRNIKQHKDGWTITTADNKPSAHFEHDVALVDGKPELLSTFAYIYQALGIVSNEEEEFRKVPLVL; from the coding sequence ATGATTATAGTTAAATCCCGTGAAGAAATTGAATTAATGCGCGAAAGTGCCTTAATTGTATCAAAAACATTAGGAATGATTGCTTCTGAAATCAAAGAAGGAGTAACTACATTACATTTAGATAAATTAGCCGAAGAGTTCATCCGGGACCATGGCGCAGTACCTAGTTTTTTAGGTTTATACGATTTTCCAAACTCCTTATGCATGAGTCCAAATGCACAAGTAGTACACGGAATCCCTAACAATACGCCACTACAGAACGGAGACGTGATCTCGGTAGATTGTGGGGCATTTAAAAATGGCTACCACGGAGACCACGCCTATTCGTTTGAAATTGGCGATGTAGCACCCGAAACCAAAAAATTACTACAGGTTACCAAAGAATCTTTGTATGTAGGTATCCGCGAGTTTAAAGCCGGAAACCGCGTAGAAGATGTAGGTAATGCCATCCAAAAATATACCGAAGCGCATGGTTATGGCGTGGTGCGCGAATTAGTAGGACACGGTTTAGGGCAAAAAATGCACGAAGATCCAGAGATGCCAAATTACGGAAAACGAGGACGCGGAAAACTATTTGTAGAAGGAATGGTAGTAGCCATTGAACCGATGATTAACCAAGGAACACGCAACATCAAACAACACAAAGACGGCTGGACAATCACTACTGCAGACAACAAACCTAGTGCCCACTTTGAACACGATGTGGCCTTAGTAGATGGCAAACCAGAGTTACTTTCTACCTTTGCCTACATCTACCAAGCACTTGGAATTGTAAGCAATGAAGAAGAAGAGTTTAGAAAAGTGCCATTGGTATTGTAA
- a CDS encoding TolC family protein has translation MKPLLILFLFLGSVVFGQTPTTNNLKEFTYNEFLGYVKKYHPLVKIANLEINKAQANLMAARGGFDPKIEVDFKEKQFKDKEYYSILNSSFKIPTWYGIEIKAGFDHNDGIYLNPENTVPNQGLTSLGITVPLGQGLFINQRMADVRKAKIQLKLSQAERKLQAIAVLYDASIAYFNWKKTYNEVALYQTYSNNAQIRFKGIKELIKAGDKRAIDSIESGISVKNRLLNLEDSKLKLNKAKLELATFLWLENTIPLELADSLVPEKDIANSIQETLKTNDLVNTDFTLENHPKINALQNKIEILTVEKKLKANLLLPKMDLGYSYIAEPSYIDNYQFENYKIGLNFYFPLFLRKERGGLKLAQYKIQESELALNLERMQLSNKISAQKTEIQSLEIQNKIIKSLAEDYAVMLQSEERLFSFGESSLFVINSRENSLISAKLASIALENRYFNSNAVLFKIMANPD, from the coding sequence ATGAAACCACTTCTTATCCTTTTTCTATTTTTAGGATCTGTTGTTTTTGGACAAACTCCCACCACCAATAATTTAAAAGAATTTACTTACAATGAGTTTTTGGGTTATGTCAAAAAATACCATCCTTTAGTTAAAATAGCTAATTTAGAAATCAATAAAGCCCAAGCTAATTTGATGGCAGCTCGTGGTGGTTTTGACCCTAAAATTGAAGTTGATTTTAAAGAAAAACAATTTAAAGACAAAGAATATTATTCGATACTGAACAGCAGTTTCAAAATCCCTACTTGGTATGGCATCGAAATAAAAGCGGGTTTTGACCACAATGATGGCATATATTTAAATCCCGAAAACACCGTTCCAAATCAAGGACTAACCTCTTTAGGAATTACCGTGCCGTTAGGACAAGGTTTGTTTATCAATCAAAGAATGGCCGATGTTCGCAAAGCCAAAATCCAATTAAAACTCAGTCAAGCCGAAAGAAAACTACAAGCAATTGCCGTTTTGTATGATGCCTCTATTGCTTATTTTAATTGGAAAAAAACCTATAACGAAGTTGCACTATACCAAACCTACAGCAACAATGCACAAATTAGGTTCAAGGGGATCAAAGAATTGATAAAAGCAGGGGACAAACGCGCTATTGACAGTATAGAGTCTGGGATCAGTGTAAAAAACAGACTGCTCAATCTGGAGGATTCTAAATTAAAATTAAACAAAGCCAAACTAGAGTTAGCAACCTTTTTGTGGTTAGAAAACACCATTCCGTTAGAACTAGCAGATAGTTTGGTTCCCGAAAAAGATATCGCAAACAGCATTCAAGAAACACTAAAAACAAATGATTTAGTAAACACCGATTTTACCCTAGAGAACCACCCAAAGATTAACGCACTTCAAAACAAAATTGAAATTCTGACTGTAGAGAAAAAACTAAAAGCCAACCTGTTGTTGCCAAAAATGGACCTTGGCTATTCTTATATTGCAGAACCAAGTTATATAGACAACTACCAATTTGAAAATTACAAAATTGGTCTAAATTTTTATTTCCCTTTATTTTTACGAAAAGAACGTGGCGGTCTAAAACTAGCACAATACAAAATTCAAGAATCTGAATTGGCATTAAATCTAGAACGAATGCAACTTTCTAACAAAATTAGTGCCCAGAAAACAGAAATTCAATCCTTAGAGATCCAAAATAAAATCATTAAAAGCCTAGCCGAAGATTATGCCGTTATGCTACAATCCGAAGAACGCTTATTTAGCTTTGGCGAAAGCTCTCTATTTGTAATCAATAGCCGAGAAAATAGTTTAATCAGTGCCAAGTTGGCTTCAATCGCTTTAGAAAACAGGTATTTTAACTCCAATGCTGTACTTTTTAAAATTATGGCTAATCCGGATTAA
- a CDS encoding HlyD family secretion protein encodes MLNISNNNKTNPPSLEKFETIKNLYTNTNSRALNKIIVSVCILGVLILFLPWTQNISGSGSVTTLKPNQRPQSIQSVISGRIENWYVQEGDFVNKGDTILFISEIKEDYMDPNLVANTQKQVRAKKNALESYGSKVKTMSGQIQNIESEKNLKLKQAQNKIQQALLKIKSDSMDLVAVKTQFKIATTQLDRAVQLHKEGLKPLTDVEDKRLKLQEVDAKIITQENKYLSSQNEFINAKVETNRITAEYAEKVSKAQSEQFTALSNQFDTEAQVNKLENQYTNYSIRNGMYYIKAPQSGYVNRILQAGIGQTIKEGTAIVSIMPAAYDIAVETYVSPMDLPLINKGEKVRIWFDGWPTIVFSGWPDVSYGTFGGKIVAIENFISDNGKYRILIAPDPEEASWPKKISIGSGAETIALLDTVPIWFEAWRILNGFPPNYYKSDTKTTKEKK; translated from the coding sequence ATGCTCAATATATCCAACAACAACAAAACAAATCCGCCAAGTCTTGAGAAATTTGAGACCATCAAAAACCTGTACACCAATACCAATTCAAGAGCTTTGAACAAAATTATTGTATCGGTTTGCATCTTGGGTGTGCTTATTTTATTTCTTCCCTGGACCCAAAACATCTCTGGATCTGGATCCGTAACTACCCTAAAACCAAACCAAAGACCCCAATCCATACAAAGTGTGATTTCTGGCCGCATTGAAAACTGGTATGTTCAAGAAGGTGATTTTGTAAACAAAGGCGATACGATTCTTTTTATTTCGGAGATAAAAGAAGACTACATGGATCCTAATTTGGTAGCCAATACCCAAAAACAAGTCCGTGCCAAAAAAAATGCTTTAGAATCTTATGGGTCTAAAGTAAAAACCATGAGCGGACAAATCCAAAACATTGAAAGTGAGAAAAACCTAAAATTAAAACAAGCCCAAAATAAAATCCAACAAGCGCTTTTAAAAATAAAAAGCGATAGCATGGATCTTGTTGCCGTAAAGACACAATTTAAAATTGCAACTACCCAATTGGATCGTGCCGTTCAGCTTCATAAAGAAGGCCTAAAACCTCTCACAGATGTAGAAGACAAAAGACTAAAACTGCAAGAAGTAGACGCCAAAATTATCACCCAAGAAAACAAATACCTGAGCAGTCAAAATGAATTTATCAACGCCAAGGTAGAAACCAACAGAATAACTGCAGAATACGCCGAGAAAGTATCCAAGGCCCAAAGCGAACAATTCACCGCCTTGAGCAACCAGTTTGACACCGAAGCACAGGTAAACAAACTAGAAAACCAATACACCAATTACAGCATACGCAACGGCATGTATTATATCAAAGCCCCACAAAGCGGGTATGTAAACCGGATTTTACAAGCTGGTATTGGGCAAACCATCAAAGAAGGAACCGCAATAGTAAGCATCATGCCGGCAGCATACGATATTGCCGTAGAAACCTACGTAAGCCCAATGGATTTGCCCTTAATAAATAAAGGCGAAAAAGTACGTATTTGGTTTGATGGATGGCCTACTATTGTTTTTTCGGGCTGGCCGGATGTATCCTACGGAACTTTTGGCGGCAAAATTGTTGCCATCGAAAACTTTATCAGTGACAACGGAAAGTACCGCATTTTAATTGCGCCAGATCCAGAAGAAGCCTCTTGGCCCAAAAAAATAAGTATCGGCTCCGGCGCAGAAACTATTGCCTTGTTAGATACCGTTCCGATCTGGTTTGAGGCATGGCGAATTTTAAATGGCTTTCCGCCAAATTATTATAAATCAGACACCAAAACTACTAAAGAAAAAAAATAA
- a CDS encoding peptidase domain-containing ABC transporter — MTPLKRFYNLLALDKKDIYQLFFYAIFAGLVSLSLPLGIQAIINLIQSGRASVSWIILIFLVVIGVGLVGVLSLMQLRITESLQQKIFIRSSFEFAVRLPKIKFEELYNTYPPELANRFFDTMAIQKGTSKLLIDFSAALLQIVFGIVLLSLYHPYFILLGILLIVMLYFIFKLSYHPGLETSLKESKYKYKVAQWLQEMARNNSSFRNQINFDFGLQKNDQLVTDYLKYREKHFKVIRKQFRQLILFKIIITTSLLSIGGYLVLSQQMNIGQFVAAEIIILLVINSVEKIILGLETFYDVLTSVEKIGQVVDLDLEQEYDQENTNYCYTDISLETENVDFKFPESKNNVLSAISLKIEPGERLIINGDNGAGKTTLIRILSGLLKPTAGSFCINDNTFKKMDLKQYRSQIGSVIHGETPFEGSYLENITFRDPNISQEDLKWALDGIQLTGFIKSLPERLDSPIYPEGRQLSSSNAQKILLARSIIHKPKILFYEDPTDSMDPKVANEIIDFITAKENQWTVIVSSKNPYWKTKCTREIILQNGRIQHDSKKL; from the coding sequence ATGACTCCATTAAAACGATTTTACAATTTATTAGCTTTAGACAAAAAAGACATCTACCAGCTCTTCTTTTATGCTATTTTTGCTGGATTGGTCAGTTTATCCTTACCATTAGGCATACAAGCAATAATCAATTTAATTCAATCCGGACGCGCCAGTGTTTCTTGGATTATTTTGATATTCTTGGTAGTTATAGGTGTTGGCTTGGTAGGCGTGTTATCGTTGATGCAGTTACGGATCACCGAGAGTTTACAACAAAAAATATTTATTCGCTCTTCGTTTGAATTTGCGGTACGCTTACCCAAAATAAAATTTGAAGAGCTATACAACACCTATCCTCCAGAACTCGCCAATCGTTTTTTTGACACCATGGCCATTCAAAAAGGCACCTCCAAATTATTGATTGATTTCTCGGCAGCCTTATTACAAATTGTCTTTGGTATTGTACTATTGTCCCTTTATCATCCCTATTTTATATTGCTGGGTATTTTATTGATTGTAATGCTTTATTTTATTTTCAAATTATCCTACCATCCTGGTTTAGAAACCAGTTTAAAAGAATCCAAGTACAAATACAAGGTAGCACAATGGCTGCAAGAAATGGCCCGTAATAATTCTAGTTTCCGAAACCAAATCAATTTTGATTTCGGACTACAAAAAAACGACCAATTGGTAACTGATTATTTAAAATACCGAGAAAAACACTTTAAGGTTATTAGAAAACAGTTCCGTCAATTAATTTTATTTAAAATAATCATCACCACGAGTTTGCTTTCTATTGGAGGCTATTTGGTACTCTCACAACAGATGAATATTGGACAATTTGTTGCCGCTGAGATCATCATACTACTAGTTATCAATTCAGTTGAAAAAATAATCTTAGGCTTAGAAACCTTTTATGACGTACTAACCTCGGTAGAAAAAATAGGCCAAGTAGTGGATCTAGATTTAGAACAAGAGTACGACCAAGAAAACACCAACTATTGTTATACCGATATTAGTTTAGAAACCGAAAACGTAGATTTTAAATTTCCGGAATCCAAAAACAATGTATTAAGTGCCATTTCTTTAAAAATAGAACCCGGAGAGCGTCTGATTATAAATGGCGATAATGGTGCCGGAAAAACAACTTTAATCCGGATTCTTTCGGGCTTGCTCAAGCCTACTGCTGGTAGTTTTTGCATCAATGACAATACCTTCAAAAAAATGGATTTAAAACAATACCGATCCCAAATTGGAAGCGTGATACATGGCGAAACTCCTTTTGAAGGCAGTTATCTAGAAAATATTACCTTCAGAGATCCCAATATTAGCCAAGAAGATTTAAAATGGGCATTAGATGGCATACAGCTAACGGGTTTTATAAAATCGTTGCCAGAGCGTCTGGACAGCCCTATTTATCCCGAAGGAAGGCAACTATCGTCTTCCAATGCACAAAAAATACTATTGGCTAGAAGCATCATCCACAAACCAAAGATTTTGTTTTATGAAGATCCAACCGATAGCATGGACCCAAAGGTAGCCAACGAAATTATTGATTTTATTACTGCCAAAGAAAACCAATGGACCGTTATCGTTTCTTCCAAAAACCCCTACTGGAAAACCAAGTGTACTAGAGAGATTATCCTACAAAACGGACGTATTCAACACGATTCAAAAAAGTTATAA
- a CDS encoding class I SAM-dependent methyltransferase, with protein sequence MKKLFKLVLNTIPRPILIRLSYVARPILALTLKGTTFTDPIDGKSFKTFLPYGYGNQRNNVLSPSTLSLERHRLLWLYLNDQTDFFTSKEKKKVLHFAPEQAFYKRFRNQKNLDYTTTDLFSPLADVKADICDLPFEDNQYDIILCNHVLEHIPEDTKAMQELYRVLKPGGMAILQIPQDLNRATTFTDDTITDPKKRAEIFGQYDHVRIYGRDYFDKLRHIGFRVVEEAYTTKIAPELVTKYCLAPGEIIPVCFK encoded by the coding sequence TTGAAAAAACTATTCAAACTCGTACTCAATACCATCCCTCGCCCAATACTTATTCGGTTAAGTTATGTTGCACGGCCTATTTTGGCATTGACCTTAAAGGGAACTACGTTTACGGATCCTATTGACGGCAAAAGTTTTAAAACATTCTTGCCGTATGGTTACGGAAACCAGCGCAACAATGTACTTTCGCCAAGCACACTTTCGTTGGAGAGACACCGCTTGTTGTGGCTATACTTAAATGATCAAACTGATTTTTTTACTTCTAAAGAAAAAAAGAAAGTCCTGCATTTTGCACCAGAGCAAGCTTTTTACAAACGGTTTCGCAATCAAAAAAATCTGGACTACACAACAACCGATTTGTTTTCGCCGCTTGCCGATGTAAAGGCTGACATTTGTGACTTGCCATTTGAGGACAATCAGTACGATATTATTTTGTGCAACCACGTTTTAGAACACATTCCAGAGGATACTAAAGCCATGCAAGAGCTCTACCGCGTATTAAAACCTGGCGGAATGGCTATATTGCAAATTCCGCAAGATTTAAATCGGGCAACCACCTTTACAGACGATACCATAACGGATCCAAAAAAGCGTGCCGAAATATTCGGACAATACGATCATGTGCGTATCTATGGACGGGATTATTTTGATAAATTAAGACATATTGGTTTTCGGGTTGTCGAAGAAGCGTATACCACCAAAATTGCACCCGAATTAGTAACGAAATATTGTTTGGCTCCAGGCGAAATTATTCCTGTTTGTTTTAAATAA
- a CDS encoding TetR/AcrR family transcriptional regulator yields MKDLIATIKIQVNQKIYVKDPETSLLGKKIIQESILLIDTIGFENFTFKKLGEKIQSNESSIYRYFENKHKLMLYLSSWYWSWMEYKLFFATNNIADPFEKLKKAITIVTEKIEDDTATKHINQSVLNKIIISEFTKTLLTKEVDEENKEGFFLIYKRVINRIIDLIIAVNPEYPFSKSLASNIIEGALHQHFLKNHLKTITSCNQQISPTDFYIHLVTTVLKNN; encoded by the coding sequence ATGAAAGATTTAATTGCAACCATCAAAATTCAGGTCAACCAAAAGATCTATGTAAAAGATCCCGAAACCTCTCTTTTGGGCAAAAAAATAATTCAAGAAAGTATTTTATTGATTGATACCATTGGTTTTGAAAATTTTACTTTCAAAAAATTAGGAGAAAAGATACAGTCTAACGAAAGTTCTATTTATAGGTATTTTGAAAACAAACACAAACTAATGCTGTACCTCAGCTCTTGGTATTGGAGCTGGATGGAGTATAAATTATTTTTTGCTACCAACAACATTGCAGATCCGTTTGAAAAACTAAAAAAAGCCATCACTATTGTCACCGAAAAAATTGAAGACGATACGGCCACAAAACACATCAACCAATCTGTTTTGAACAAAATAATTATATCCGAATTTACCAAAACACTTCTCACCAAAGAAGTAGATGAAGAAAATAAAGAAGGCTTTTTTTTGATATACAAACGCGTAATTAACCGCATTATTGATTTAATTATTGCCGTAAATCCAGAATACCCCTTTTCTAAAAGCCTAGCCTCTAACATCATTGAAGGCGCTTTGCACCAGCACTTTTTAAAAAACCATCTAAAAACCATCACTAGCTGTAACCAACAAATTAGCCCAACAGACTTTTATATTCATCTTGTGACCACCGTTCTAAAAAACAACTAA
- the gpmI gene encoding 2,3-bisphosphoglycerate-independent phosphoglycerate mutase has protein sequence MNKKVILLILDGWGNSPDPKVSAIDHANIPFIKSLYRNYPSAELRTDGLHVGLPEGQMGNSEVGHMNLGAGRIVYQDLAKINLAVANKTLAQEQVLKDAFQYAKDNHKKVHFLGLVSDGGVHSHSAHLRGLLDATQDYGLQNVFVHAFTDGRDVDPKSGKKYIQDLENYMATTSAKLASVVGRYYAMDRDKRWERIKLAYDLLVNGIGTHSKNAIVSIEQSYQNEITDEFIKPIVMVDEDNQPVATIQKDDVVVFFNFRTDRGRELTEALSQQDFHEQNMHQLPLYYVTLTNYDETYKNIHVVYNKDNLTETLGEVLEKNHKTQIRIAETEKYPHVTFFFSGGREIPFRGEHRILKNSPKVATYDLQPEMSAYELTEALVPELEKENVDFVCLNFANGDMVGHTGIMEAAIKACETVDQCVQKVVTTALAHQYTTLVIADHGNCETMLNPDGSPNTAHTTNPVPVILVDPDIKTIHNGVLGDIAPTILELMGLQKPLVMTQHSLL, from the coding sequence ATGAACAAAAAAGTTATACTACTGATTTTGGACGGTTGGGGCAACTCTCCGGACCCTAAAGTTTCTGCTATAGATCATGCCAATATCCCTTTTATAAAAAGCCTTTACCGAAACTATCCCAGTGCAGAATTACGTACCGATGGACTACATGTTGGACTTCCTGAAGGACAAATGGGCAACAGCGAAGTAGGCCACATGAATTTAGGTGCTGGACGTATTGTTTACCAAGATTTAGCCAAAATAAATTTGGCAGTAGCCAATAAAACACTAGCACAGGAGCAAGTGCTTAAGGACGCTTTTCAATACGCTAAGGACAACCACAAAAAAGTTCACTTTTTAGGATTGGTTTCGGATGGCGGCGTACATTCGCATAGCGCACACCTTCGGGGGTTGCTTGATGCCACACAAGATTATGGGTTGCAAAACGTATTTGTGCACGCATTTACAGACGGTCGAGATGTGGATCCTAAATCGGGTAAAAAATACATCCAAGACTTAGAGAATTATATGGCTACTACCTCCGCAAAATTAGCCTCTGTTGTGGGGCGTTATTATGCAATGGATAGAGACAAACGCTGGGAAAGAATTAAACTAGCCTATGACTTATTGGTAAACGGTATTGGAACCCACTCCAAAAACGCCATTGTTAGTATTGAACAAAGCTATCAAAACGAAATTACGGATGAGTTTATAAAACCCATAGTAATGGTAGACGAAGACAACCAACCCGTTGCAACTATACAAAAAGACGATGTGGTGGTTTTTTTTAATTTCAGAACCGATAGAGGCCGAGAACTAACAGAGGCTTTGTCTCAACAGGATTTTCATGAACAAAACATGCACCAATTACCGCTGTATTACGTCACATTAACCAATTATGACGAAACCTACAAAAATATACACGTTGTTTATAACAAAGACAACCTTACAGAAACTCTCGGAGAGGTTTTAGAAAAAAACCACAAAACCCAAATTAGAATTGCCGAAACAGAAAAGTATCCACACGTTACTTTTTTCTTTTCTGGAGGTAGAGAAATACCTTTTAGAGGAGAACATCGAATATTAAAAAACTCCCCGAAAGTAGCCACCTACGATCTACAACCCGAAATGAGTGCCTACGAACTCACCGAAGCATTGGTGCCTGAATTAGAAAAAGAAAACGTAGATTTTGTATGTTTAAACTTTGCCAATGGAGACATGGTAGGCCATACCGGAATTATGGAAGCTGCCATCAAAGCCTGCGAAACAGTAGACCAATGCGTACAAAAAGTGGTAACCACAGCACTAGCCCACCAATACACTACCCTAGTGATTGCCGACCACGGCAATTGCGAAACCATGCTAAATCCGGATGGTAGTCCCAACACAGCGCACACCACAAATCCGGTACCGGTTATACTAGTAGATCCAGATATAAAAACAATACATAATGGTGTACTTGGAGATATTGCACCAACCATATTAGAACTAATGGGACTACAAAAACCGCTGGTTATGACCCAACATTCCTTATTATAA